In Magnetospirillum sp. 15-1, the genomic stretch TCGACGAACTCCAGCCGCAGCTGTTCGACGACTTCCTGGGCACTTCGGCCATGATGGCCATTCGCAGAATCCGACATTTATCCGAATCCGCCTTTCTTTAACGGGACACCGGTCCGAACACCCGCAGGCAGTCTAGCCGAGACGGCGGCGTATGACCATGGTTTTACGGCGGACACGCCGCTGCTCGGCAGTTGCGCCTTCTTGCAAGTTAGAGGAAACTAACTGTCGGGCGTTTACTTTTGTCAGGACCGTTATTCCGTGTCTTCCGACCAGACCATCGACCGCATCGTACAGAAGACGCTGCTCAACTGTTCCCCCAACTCCACCGTCCTCGAAGCCGCCCAGACCATGGCCGCGGCCCATTGCTCGTCCATCGTGGTGGTCGAGGGCGGCAAGCCGGTGGGCATCTGGACCGAGCGCGACGCCCTGTCCATCGACCTTACCGACCCCCAGGCGTTCCAGCGCCCCATCTCCGAGGTGATGAGCGCCCCGGTCAAGACCATCCATTACCAGAGCACCATCGGCGACACCGGCATGCGCTTCAAGCTGGAGGGCGTGCGCCATTTCGTGGTGGTGGACGATGCCGGCGACGCCATGGGCATCGTCAGCCAGAGCGACGTCATTCTCGGCCACGGGGTCGAGCACTTCCTGGTGCTGCGCCCGGTGCGGTCGGCCATTTCGCGGCCCATGGTCACCATCCCCGGCGGCGCCAGCCTGACCGAGGCGGTCGGCCTGATGCACTCGGCCCGCGCCGACGCCGCCATCGTGCTGGGTGACGAGCATACGCCGCCCGGCATCATCACCGAGCGCGACGTGTTGCGCCTGATCGCCGGGGCGGACGTCATCCCCCCGACCGTCGGCGAAGTGGCCAGTCGCCCGCTGCTGACCATCACCGAGGACGATTCCCTGCTGGCGGCCCGCGCCATGCTCGAGCAGAAGGGCATCCGCCACATCGGCATCACCGCCGCCGACGGCAAGCTGATCGGCCTGCTGTCCTTCTCGGACATCCTGGCGACCCTGCAATACGAATACGTCCATCGGCTGGACGAGGCCCTGAAGGAGCGCGACGCGGCGCTGCTGCGCTCGCGCAAGGACCTCAACCTGGCCCGCAAGGTGATCGAGGCCTCGCTGGACGGCATCATGATCGTCGACGCCGACCAGAAGATCGAGTTCGTCAATCCGGCCTTCACCCACATGACGGGCTACACGGCCGACGAGATCATCGGCAAGAACCCCAACGTGCTGAAGTCCGGCCATCACGACGAGGCCTTCTACAAGCACATGTATACGGTGCTGTCGGCCCAGGATTACTGGCAGGGCGAGATCTGGAACCGCCGCAAGAACGGCGAGATCTATCCCGAGTGGCTGACCATCAACGTCATCCGCGACGACGGCGGCGAGATCACCCAGTACGCCGCCATCTTCAGCGACATCACCGAGCGCAAGAAGACCGAGGAGCGGATCAAGAACCTCGCCTATTTCGACGTTCTGACCGGGCTGCCCAACCGGCGGCTGTTCACCGACCGCCTGCAGATCGCCATCGCCAACGCCCACCGGCACGGCCACCAGCTGGCGATCATGTTCCTCGACCTCGACCTGTTCAAACGCATCAACGATTCGCTCGGCCACGGGGTCGGTGATCAGGTCCTGGTGGAGACGGCGGCCCGCATCAGCCACTGCGTCCGCGAGGGCGACACGGTGGCGCGCCTCGGCGGCGACGAATTCACCATCCTGCTGCCCGAGCTGGACCACCTGGAAGACGCCGCCAAGTTGGCCGAGCGGGTGATCAACCACGTCCGCCAGCCCTTCATGGTCGACGAGAACGAGCTGTACGTCACCACCTCCATCGGCATCGCCGTCTACCCCGAGGACGGGGCCACGGTGGAAAGCCTGATCAAGAACGCCGATACCGCCATGTACCGGGCCAAGGATCTGGGGCGCAACAGCTACCAGCTCTATACCGCGGCCATGAACGCCCGCTCGTTCGAGCGTCTGACCATGGAATCGGCCTTGCGCCACGCCCTGTCGCGCGACGAGTTCCGCCTGGTCTATCAGGTCAAGGTGGATTCCGAGGACGGCCGCATGTCCGGCGTCGAGGCGCTGGTGCGCTGGCACCATCCCGACATGGGACTGGTCTCGCCGGTGGAGTTCATTCCCCTGGCCGAGGCCATGGGGGTGATCTCGGATATCGGCGAGTGGGTGCTGCGCACCGCCTGCCGCCAGTGCAAGCACTGGCTGGACCTGGGCCTGCCGCCGGTGCGCATCGCCGTCAACGTCTCGGCCCAGCAATTCGTCGAGACCAACGTTCCCGAGGTGGTGGCCCGCGCGCTCCGCGAAACCGGCCTGCCGCCCCAGTACCTGGAACTGGAACTGACCGAGACGGTGCTGATGCAGCGGGTGGACGAGGTGGTCGGCGTGCTCAAGGCGCTGCGCGCCATGGGCGTGCGCATCTCCATCGACGATTTCGGCACCGGCTATTCCAGCCTCAGCTATCTGAAGCGCATGCCCATCGACGCGCTGAAGGTGGACCGCTCGTTCGTCAACGACATCTTCGACGACAACTCCAAGGTCACCGAGGACGGGGCGGAGATCGTGTCGACCATCATCAATCTTGCCCACAACCTCAAGCTCAAGGCCATCGCCGAGGGCGTCGAGACCCCGGAGCAGGCCGAGTTCCTGCGGGCCAAGGGCTGCGACGAGGTCCAGGGCTATCTGATCAGCCGCCCGGTCTCGGGCGAGGACCTCATCAGCCTGTTCGACCGCAACCTTCTGCCCCAGGGCAAGGAAGCCTGAGCTACTCCGCCGCCGCCGGGACGGCGTCCCGGTCCCGCTCGGCCGGCAATTGCCAGGCGGCGAGCGCCACCAGGGCGGCCGAGACGGCCAGGACGGTGAATACCGTCTCGAAGCCGCCGCCCCAGCCGCGGATCAGCGACACCATGGGCACGCCCAGCCCCGACACGCCGAAGGACAGCACGAATTTGAGGCCGAAGGCCGTGCCCCGCCACTTGGACGGCGTGTAGCGCGACAGCAGCAGGTTCTCGGCCGGAATGCCGGCCATGTTGAAACTGACCGCCAGCACCGCCACCAGCAGCAGGCCGAGCCCGCTGGCATGGGCGAGCCCCAGCAGCAACGGCACCTGGATCAGCGCCGCCACCATATAGATGCGCTTCGGGCTCATGCGGTCGGCCAGATGGCCGGCCAGGATCTGGGTCAGACCGGCCAGCAGGTAGACCACCGTCACGCCGCCCGCCGCCGCCAGCAGGCCGAAATCGCCCAGGCGCTCCTCGAACAGCTTGGGCAGGGACGGCTGGGTGGCCTGATAGACCAGACCGGCGCACAGCATGGTCACCGACAGCACGATGCCGGCCCGTACCGTCTCGCCCCGGTCGGCCACCGGTTCGGGCTTGCGGTCGTCCTTGGTCTCGACCACCACGCCCCGGGCCAGCATCACCAGGAACAGCAGACCGGTGCCCAGCACCACGACGCCGGGCACGATGAAGGCGGCACGCCAGCCCGACACGGCGATCAGGCCGCCGGCCACCACGCCGGCCAGGGCGGGGCCGACGCCGCCGAACACCCCGTTCAGCCCGATGGCCTTGCCCTTGTCCACGGCGTTGCGGACCAGCCAAGCGATGCCCACCGGGTGATAGATGGAGCCGAACAATCCCATGAAACCCAGCGCCACCGCCAGCATCACCGGCCCCTGGGCCAGCCCGACGCCGATGGCCGCCACGCCTAAGCCGATGAAATAGACGGCCATCATGCCCACCGTGCTCCAGCGGTCGCCCAGCCAGCCGGCCAGGGGCGCCGGCAGGCCGTAGAGCAGCTTGCCCGCCACGATCAGGGCCAGCACCTCTTCGTAGCTGAGCCCCATCTCACCGGGCAGCACCAGGGCGACGATGAAGAAGATGGGCTCGAAGATATGGGCATAGGCGTGGCCGGCACAGGAAAAGGCCAGTGATGCCTGGGCGGAACGCTGGGAAACGGCGGACGACATTGTAAACGTCTCGACAACAGAACAAGTGGTCGGACCAATGTCGCACTCCAATTGATCGTAAAGCAACATGAACGTAACCATCCGCCGCCCTGCCGGACTTGCATCGCTCCCGGCTTTGAACGACATTGGAAAGGATTCCTTAACACCTCGCGTCCCGGTGGCCCCCGTCCATGAATATGTCGACCGTCCTCATCATCAGCCTATCGGCGGGAGTGATCCTGGTCGTCGGCGGCGGTCTGCTGATGTACATGGCCCAACTGGTCAAGAACGCCTATGAGTTGAAGGTTCAGATCAATTCCGAGGTGGATGAGCGCCTGACCAAGATGACCGAGGACCTGGACAAGAAAAGCCGCTGGATCAAGCGCGACCTGATCGAGGAAATCGAGAAGATCAAGATCGCCATGGAGACCTCCAACGCCCAGAAATTCGCCGAGCTGACCGAGCCGTTCAACAAGCGCCTCGAGGCCATGGAGGAGATGCTGCGCAAGGACCGGGCCGATTGGATGAAGCTGCTGCAGGAGGACCGCGAGGTCATCGCCAAGGTGGACGCCAAGATCGGGGCGATCCGCCGCGAGTTCAAGCAGGCCACCGAGGGAGCCAATCCGTCCCTGGACGCCGCCATGGCCAGCCTGGCC encodes the following:
- a CDS encoding EAL domain-containing protein, which produces MSSDQTIDRIVQKTLLNCSPNSTVLEAAQTMAAAHCSSIVVVEGGKPVGIWTERDALSIDLTDPQAFQRPISEVMSAPVKTIHYQSTIGDTGMRFKLEGVRHFVVVDDAGDAMGIVSQSDVILGHGVEHFLVLRPVRSAISRPMVTIPGGASLTEAVGLMHSARADAAIVLGDEHTPPGIITERDVLRLIAGADVIPPTVGEVASRPLLTITEDDSLLAARAMLEQKGIRHIGITAADGKLIGLLSFSDILATLQYEYVHRLDEALKERDAALLRSRKDLNLARKVIEASLDGIMIVDADQKIEFVNPAFTHMTGYTADEIIGKNPNVLKSGHHDEAFYKHMYTVLSAQDYWQGEIWNRRKNGEIYPEWLTINVIRDDGGEITQYAAIFSDITERKKTEERIKNLAYFDVLTGLPNRRLFTDRLQIAIANAHRHGHQLAIMFLDLDLFKRINDSLGHGVGDQVLVETAARISHCVREGDTVARLGGDEFTILLPELDHLEDAAKLAERVINHVRQPFMVDENELYVTTSIGIAVYPEDGATVESLIKNADTAMYRAKDLGRNSYQLYTAAMNARSFERLTMESALRHALSRDEFRLVYQVKVDSEDGRMSGVEALVRWHHPDMGLVSPVEFIPLAEAMGVISDIGEWVLRTACRQCKHWLDLGLPPVRIAVNVSAQQFVETNVPEVVARALRETGLPPQYLELELTETVLMQRVDEVVGVLKALRAMGVRISIDDFGTGYSSLSYLKRMPIDALKVDRSFVNDIFDDNSKVTEDGAEIVSTIINLAHNLKLKAIAEGVETPEQAEFLRAKGCDEVQGYLISRPVSGEDLISLFDRNLLPQGKEA
- a CDS encoding MFS transporter, with the protein product MSSAVSQRSAQASLAFSCAGHAYAHIFEPIFFIVALVLPGEMGLSYEEVLALIVAGKLLYGLPAPLAGWLGDRWSTVGMMAVYFIGLGVAAIGVGLAQGPVMLAVALGFMGLFGSIYHPVGIAWLVRNAVDKGKAIGLNGVFGGVGPALAGVVAGGLIAVSGWRAAFIVPGVVVLGTGLLFLVMLARGVVVETKDDRKPEPVADRGETVRAGIVLSVTMLCAGLVYQATQPSLPKLFEERLGDFGLLAAAGGVTVVYLLAGLTQILAGHLADRMSPKRIYMVAALIQVPLLLGLAHASGLGLLLVAVLAVSFNMAGIPAENLLLSRYTPSKWRGTAFGLKFVLSFGVSGLGVPMVSLIRGWGGGFETVFTVLAVSAALVALAAWQLPAERDRDAVPAAAE